In Melanotaenia boesemani isolate fMelBoe1 chromosome 5, fMelBoe1.pri, whole genome shotgun sequence, the DNA window AAACTAATTTTAGCTACATTGGCATTAGCTACTTTAGTGTTAGCTGTATTACCATTTGCCACTTTAGATTTAGCTAAGTTGTTACAGTTAGCCTTATGATAAGTTCATGTCTTAAATCATTGCACTTCATCACCATTATGTTATGTCAGATATTTGTTGTGCCTGTgcaccttttttgtttttaatggttaCTTCAGTGTTAAAATGTCCAGTCCTGTCTTCACCGTTGGACAGTGGGAAACATGATTTTGATTCCtttgtatgtcttgtacatgtaaagaaaataacaaagctGACTTGGACTTTGACTTAGCTTAAGTAGGTAGTACTAATGTAGCTAACGCATTCAGGGAAGGAAGttaagcctttttcttttttatcgaCATATCTAGATTCACAATTCAGtgaaaaatgattttaaaattgaaatttAATTATAACAAACATTTCATGCTAACGATAAACAGAACACAGGTTAAACCACTGAAGTTCctgacaaaaaacacaacagtcatCACTGTCTCTGTGTGGTTCAGCCTCCATcacttgttttgttctgtttattttacaaatgaatTGCTGGATAATTCAGAGTTTCCTTTATGTTTTCCAGGAGACTTTGTGGTTCATTATTGTTCATATAAAACATCAACAAAGAGACTGAGagtttttacagcagttttattCTTGATCTCCACAACAAGGACtcatgtgatgtttgtggtcaGTGCTGATGTCTTCCTGTAGTAAAGACTCATACAGATGATGTTTGTCATCACATGTTCTGGattattctgttatttattttacatctatGTTAAAAACAATTCTGCAACAATACAGAGGCTGAAATTATTCAGTCAAAGGTGAGCAGGTCAGATTTTACTGATTCTTTTCAGACTCGTTCACTACCAGTGAagtcctgctggtttcagaTGTGATCAGACCACACTGTGCTGTCTCTTCCTGTGCAGAGATGTAGATCTACACCTCTGCAGCCCAGAAACCAAGTCTATTTGCTGGCAGTATAAATAACATGAGTCTCCACTGCTCTCTCTTCTGCACGCCTCCTCCTTCGTATAGTTTCTGAGAGGAACATCAGGTCTGCAGGGTCCAGGTCTGCAGGGTCCAGAGTCTGGAAATAAAGTATTAAGAAACTGTGGTGCAATGAAGAAGAACTTTTCACTTAATAgttcacaaacacagaaaatacgATTAAAATTAGCTAAATTTTCTGCTGATCTTTCTATCAGGACTCAGttcttctattttttatctgcttttctCAGTTTAGACCAActaaatatttagctttttatttttctgtctaaaCATGTTTCACAAGCGAAAATGCAAGTTGAACCTGTAGATCTGATTATTAGAACCACAACAACAATAGTCATGATGAAGAAAACGATCAGACTGCTCAGAATTAAAGTCaggagggttttttttaaattagccaCTTCACTGGACATTCAACACACTGCCACCGACTGAAGAAATAAATACTCTTTCTTTTGCTAAACCACAtaatccagttcagggttgctgGAAGAGTACACCCAGGACAGGTCACCGGTCCATCGCAGGacccacacagagacaaactgggagaatttagagtgagaGTCTTCCTccaggaggaagctggagtccTTGGAGAGAATATGTCAAAACATGGGGAGAAAATGAaaactccacatagaaaggccactgttcaaactTCTCCCCAGTCAAGGCTTGAACAGCTAACCACTGCACCACCATGCAGTCCTGATGTTATATTATTACTGCAGGAGTACATCTATTATGTTTATCAGGCTTCagtgataaacaaaaaaacaaaatgatgcagcttttattaaatattcttattaTATAAATGTCATGGAGAGACTAGATAGGAGTTATATTTTTTGCATGCTGTGTTCAGAATGGTAATTTTCTTATTCTCCAGTATCTAACCCTACTGGAGGAACGAGGCCACAAAACAGACCGGTGTGAGGCAGCCAGGAGTCACTGGTGTGTGTCCTGCCCGTGCTGCTGTTTGTTAGTATTGTAAATATTCTGGTGGGTGTGTCTGGGTTCCTGTGTGGAGTTGTACAGAATCTGTGAACTTATAGACCCCTGGATTTGGTGACCACCTCCATCTAGCTGCCACTGGGATTCTGGTCTGTGCTATCATCTGCCCTGGGTCTACCTGGTCTCCAGCCCACCTCGAAGGGTCGACCCGTGAAGTGGCTTGACGTTACTGGGAGTTAAAGCCGTCTGCTCCCAGTTTGATAGTGATTCCAGCTTCCTCAACGCAAGAAAACCATACTGCACCCACCCAAGTGAAGACTACTCAGACTGGCCTGCTGCACATAAATTATAGTTGATGAAGCTGTTTGTACTGTGATTATATTCTAGTGACTTTCTAACCTCGGTGTTGGTATTGATTGTTTTGTGTGGAGATGCTGCCGGCTTCTCCCGTTCTTTACATGCAGCCAGTGTACTCGGCCATCACTTGTGCAGAACAGACTGTTGATGGACTTAAGAAAACTGCAGACGATACATCCCTGCTGGGGCCACCAATCCACACAGCTGACTTCAGACCATCGAACCAGTGGGGTCATGAGAGGTGTGCTGAGTCCAGAGCTCTGACCCAAGTATAATAATAGCGTAATAGTTTAATAAAATTGACTTCTATACTTGAAATGGTTGTTTGGGCTGCTCTTCTGTGATTGCTCCCTTCAAACCACAGGCTTGTAGGAGGTAGATTTAGTCCCGGTTTTACCGGGTGACTTTGTCAGAGCGGTTCTGCTTATACAACGTCTGGCATAAACAAGATGATGTTTTAATTAGATATAAACAAAAGTCAAATATGATTCATGAAGAAGCATCACTGTGTGTCTCTGGagaagtaaaatactgtatgtgaGAATAATTCATGTATGAAAGGGCTTCAACATGGAGAGTGGGGAAATACAGAGATCAAACcatccatcttcctcctcagcttCAGCCGCCCTCTGACAAGTTGTGAAAGATGTAAAGTTGAAGTTTCAGAGCTGTGATTGTAGTTTACTGATAATGATGAAAGCAGATATCGAACAGAGCTGTGGAGGACTGGTGGTCTGCCcgtggtgtaccctgcctctggcctggaagcagctgggatgagctCCTCTAACCCACAACCCTGCATCAGAGTACGCAGGTCTAGAAGATGAAGTTTACGTATAAATGTTCACATCGCATTTTAACACGTTCTGTAACTAAACTGATATTGACTGAAGCTGCAGAGGATGAGAACCTTTATCTGAATTAGTTGTTTGATGCCACAGACAGATGTTATTTACAGATGGATCATATGTTTAAATACAACTTTTAGATCTGATTAtagtttagttaaataaaatgttcttaCCTCACTTCTTCCTGGCTGCGCCTCCTCATTCGCAgctaaaagacaaataaaacatgactgaCTCCTTCATCATGGATTTATTCATCTCTTTCCATGATGATGAAGTTACTGGGTAACTAACTAAGCCAGCCGTACCTTTCTGAAGTTTCCAGACACTGACGACCAGAACGACTGTGAAGAAACCAGTCAGAGCACCCAGGATCACCTTCATCAGGTCTGTAGATCCATCAGCTTctacaaaatatttacagtcaaacatttaaatctgCTCACTTCAGATGTGCTTGATACTGAAATGATGAAAGAAGGAGGAACTTTACTTTCTGAGTTCAAATTGGCTCCATCAATGGATTTATTTTCACctgcaaatgaaacatttttattcatgtttatagCTTGTCTTTAGTTTTCTTGCTCCTGTAACAATAACTTTGAGATATTCAGTTCATTTGATGAGGAAAATCTAAGGTTAACATATGAAACATGAACACAGTCTTACCTTGAACCATTAACTCTGCTGCACTGACAATGACTGTATGTCCCTTCATGTAGAATCCACAGAAATACAGACCAGAATCAGAGAAATCCACTTGTTTAATCCTCAGAAAGACAGTGGACATGTTGGAGCTCATCTcaaattttccatcttttaatccATCACAGAGTGAAGCTTCACCTTCAGCTCCATACATGGCAGAGATACAGCTGGGTTTGGTTCTGTTCACCACTCTGAACCAGTCCGTCTGGGTTGGAGATGTAGAAATGTTGGAGCACAGCAGAGTGGCATCTTCACCCTGCTGGACCTCCACAGTCTGAGACTCACAGATCCAGCCTGAAAcaagcagcagagaaaacacattCATTCTAAGCTGATTACAGCAATTATTTCAACATTTATCTGGAAGTTAATCAGGGAAAGAACAGTTACTGCATTAAAGAGATGGTTGTATTTAATGCGGAGAACACGGCTCTTACTGTGGCTGCAGAGAAGTAAAACTGTTATTAAGCTGAATTTCCTCATTCTGAGCATCACTCTGTCACATTCAGACCGCTTTATATTGAGGACGGGGTTTCATTAGGAGGGGGCGTGGTGTTCAAAGGTTCATGTTAGACGACTCGAGGACTACAAAACCTGTTCTCTGTAACACCTGCTCCGCCTGATGTCTCTGTTCACACAAGTGGATGTTGTTCAGGTTGATGGAAAATGTCAGATTAACCATTGCAGAATTTTCCTACAGCTTCATGTTGTGCTGCATTGTGTTTACTGAGAACAAAGTTTACCCTCAAAACAGAGAAAGATGATTATTGCTGTATTTTGTGAAAGAAATTAAGCTGCATATCACTCATCTATActtataataatcacatgtatattcagtttctttattaatttgatATTGTTAATCGCTTCACTTTtccattttcatattgtgtgttttcattctacagaatactgaagttacagttttcattgtgtatgcgtgtgtgaggtcagactgaccattTTCTTCCCAGAAgtctgatatggcagagttgagactggttttcgacctgctagatagcaatagttgtttgggatatcagcttcttgtggtatgtgggctttgtctgaaaactggaagaaagtggcgccaCTAAGTCTTCTACTCCTCATATTATTTTgctgtgtcagaatgaatgaaatgtatgcaagaaatgaacaaaagttgattaacctgcggtgttaattaaactaaggttcagTACTGAAAAAGATCTCAAAATTCtaaaaggaaagaggaaaagactaaatctcatctgtttaagctggaagtttaactaagatgtagaactactaaggtcactgtcagacaCCAACCATTTCttagagcagagaagcagagaattgatccgagcGGGACTCGTCCAGTTCTGTTaggatcgagccgacttacaACCAttgtggtgactctgatggcaagtgaggaagttggcacaggtggtttggatcccgagcGACTTCCAGAAGGTCAGAAGATGCGTCATGCGatggtccgaaggtttggatcaggcagctctgcggaTGCGGACTCTTCCGCGACTCGGCTGGTGGTATCAATGGACAGTGAATGACTTGCGGTGGTATggcaaaagatgaaaatgtccagctttaggtcagattaaaaagaaactctgtagcACTGGTTCAGAAGCTTTGGTCAGCCTGTgttaaccagttatccaaaAGTAAAGATCAAAATCTAGGATCAagattaaaagtccaaaagataaaaacacaactaaagaaaagagaagtatTAACCGGGAAAAAGAATGAACTACGGAGTTAATCAGTccaaaaaaggaacaaaattgATAGTTTTTTCCagcagcatctctctctcttgcaTTCAGAGAAGTGTCCTAACTCTGAAAAAGAGCCATGTCTGGAGAGGAGTTGACGAGAACTTGGAGAGAGCCTCCAAGAGCAGACAACTTGAAGTCAACTTGAAGCAGCGAGGACCCAACAAAGGAAGAGCCAAACTAAAAACTTTGTTCTGAGTTCAAAAGGTGTTAGTTTGAAGACCCGCCCCATGAAAGGATGTgggaccattatcttgaccaataacaaTATTGtgggctggtctgatcattttgtaaagagttatcaaattaaaaattttgtgaatatatctatatatccaagttattaaagccttaaatgaaacatcattaaaatcattGGAAAGACAAAATAGTAAGaaggttatatctcacacaatcaaaataataaagattcaggtcaccaattaatcaagcttgttgattaaaccttgtacaaaatgataatgattatatgcatgtgcatggtatcaagataaaacacatatgtatatatgtatctatttaaGTGAACATTTTAGACTAGTAAAGTATAATCTTTTACTCTTCATCAAAAGTCTTGTCTGCTCTGTCCTGGGACACAGAGAACcattaagacactttattaccctctggaatgttaagataaacgttTCTTGGTGTGTTGATCCAGGTGTTCTGTTCCATTAGCTGAAAA includes these proteins:
- the LOC121639320 gene encoding uncharacterized protein LOC121639320 is translated as MRKFSLITVLLLCSHSWICESQTVEVQQGEDATLLCSNISTSPTQTDWFRVVNRTKPSCISAMYGAEGEASLCDGLKDGKFEMSSNMSTVFLRIKQVDFSDSGLYFCGFYMKGHTVIVSAAELMVQGENKSIDGANLNSEKADGSTDLMKVILGALTGFFTVVLVVSVWKLQKAANEEAQPGRSEDSSFLLEEDSHSKFSQFVSVWVLRWTGDLSWVYSSSNPELDYVV